A genomic window from Chitinivorax sp. B includes:
- a CDS encoding thioredoxin fold domain-containing protein has translation MKPWPFLLLTLFAGAGPSLVLAGDAVQAAVATQVVHGIDWQKGDVDAAFAMAKAGNKPLFLYWGAAWCPPCNQVKSTIFNQRAFIDRSRAFVPVYLDGDSPSAQQLGERFQVRGYPTMILFKPDGTEVTRLPGELDVQRYLQVLDLGMTAALPVKTVLTQALAGQAGLGVDVWRMLADYSWDTDEARLIDPTQRAQTLFSLGKACPQRELAVRLMLKSLAAASNQQGSLDDVALHRAGKHLGQVLANTRLSRHNFDILTGYATDIFPLVADKSLPRARLMQSWQRVLTRLGQDTTLSATDRLSALAARVGLAKLDGADGSLDTTLLSAVREQVAEADRVTTDRFERQSVISAAAYVLSEAGLIAESDKLLTAELDRSHSPYYFMLSLAGNAKKRGDKAQALAWYEKAYTAAEGPATRLQWGATYIGGLVDLAPDDEARIDQAVTAVLSELNGQQNVLYERNRRSLEKVMQKLATWNQQGQHAAVIARVRSQLDGICNGLVSDDPQRAVCQALIGAVARPAGDG, from the coding sequence ATGAAGCCTTGGCCGTTTCTGTTGTTGACCCTGTTTGCTGGTGCTGGGCCATCCCTGGTGTTGGCGGGCGATGCTGTTCAGGCTGCTGTCGCGACGCAGGTTGTACATGGCATCGATTGGCAAAAAGGAGATGTCGATGCCGCTTTTGCCATGGCTAAAGCGGGTAACAAACCTTTATTCTTGTATTGGGGCGCGGCATGGTGCCCGCCCTGTAATCAAGTTAAATCCACCATTTTCAATCAGCGCGCTTTCATTGATCGGTCCCGGGCATTTGTGCCGGTCTATCTGGATGGCGACAGTCCGAGTGCCCAACAATTGGGCGAGCGGTTCCAGGTGCGCGGTTACCCAACCATGATCCTGTTCAAGCCGGATGGCACTGAAGTGACCAGGCTGCCCGGTGAGCTGGATGTGCAGCGTTATCTGCAAGTGCTGGATCTGGGCATGACAGCGGCGTTGCCTGTCAAGACCGTACTGACACAAGCGCTTGCTGGTCAGGCCGGGTTGGGCGTGGATGTTTGGCGCATGCTGGCCGACTATTCATGGGATACCGATGAAGCCAGATTGATTGACCCCACGCAACGTGCGCAAACGCTGTTTTCCTTGGGGAAGGCATGTCCACAGCGCGAGTTGGCAGTCAGGTTGATGCTGAAGTCACTGGCGGCTGCCAGCAATCAGCAAGGTTCATTGGACGATGTTGCATTGCATCGGGCTGGCAAGCATCTCGGTCAGGTATTGGCCAATACACGGCTCAGTCGCCACAATTTTGACATTCTGACTGGCTATGCGACGGATATTTTCCCGTTGGTGGCTGACAAAAGCCTGCCACGAGCGCGCTTGATGCAATCTTGGCAACGCGTGCTGACACGGTTGGGGCAGGACACCACCTTGTCCGCCACGGATCGGTTGTCGGCATTGGCTGCGCGAGTGGGTCTGGCCAAACTGGATGGTGCTGATGGCTCACTTGATACAACTTTGTTGAGTGCGGTGCGCGAGCAGGTTGCTGAAGCGGATCGTGTCACGACTGATCGTTTCGAACGGCAGTCGGTGATCAGTGCGGCGGCTTATGTGTTATCTGAGGCTGGCTTGATTGCGGAATCCGATAAATTGTTGACTGCCGAGCTGGACCGCTCACATTCACCGTATTACTTCATGCTGTCGTTGGCGGGCAATGCCAAGAAACGTGGTGACAAGGCCCAGGCACTGGCATGGTATGAAAAAGCCTATACCGCAGCGGAAGGCCCGGCCACACGGTTGCAGTGGGGTGCGACCTACATCGGGGGGCTGGTCGATTTGGCGCCAGACGACGAAGCCCGTATCGACCAGGCGGTGACCGCAGTACTGAGTGAATTGAATGGCCAGCAGAATGTGTTGTATGAGCGTAATCGCCGTTCGCTGGAGAAAGTCATGCAGAAACTCGCCACCTGGAATCAGCAGGGGCAGCATGCTGCAGTGATTGCACGTGTCCGTAGCCAACTGGATGGCATCTGCAATGGTCTTGTCAGCGACGACCCGCAACGGGCGGTTTGCCAGGCCTTGATTGGCGCAGTGGCGCGTCCGGCTGGAGATGGCTGA
- a CDS encoding class I SAM-dependent methyltransferase → MSRRTLNLDDTLYHYVLSHSLREHPEQTALREVTAHHERAGMQISPEQGQFMAVLARLLGVRRAIEIGVFTGYSAMTVALAMPSDGYLLACDISEEYTRIGQPYWQRAGIASKIDLQLAPALETLDARLAAGEGGSYDFAFIDADKRSYDGYYERCLQLLRPGGLILIDNVLWDGSVARPAEEGDVDTLALQALNRKLHDDARIDVSMLPLSDGVTLARKR, encoded by the coding sequence ATGTCCCGACGTACCCTGAATCTTGACGATACCTTGTATCACTATGTGTTGAGTCATTCGTTGCGAGAGCATCCAGAACAGACAGCATTGCGTGAAGTTACCGCACATCACGAGCGCGCGGGTATGCAGATCTCGCCGGAACAAGGGCAGTTCATGGCTGTGCTGGCTCGCCTGCTGGGGGTGCGCCGTGCCATCGAGATTGGCGTGTTTACCGGCTACAGCGCCATGACCGTTGCCCTGGCGATGCCGAGTGATGGTTATTTGCTGGCGTGTGATATCAGCGAGGAATACACCCGGATCGGTCAACCGTATTGGCAGCGTGCAGGCATCGCCAGCAAGATCGATCTGCAACTGGCGCCAGCACTGGAGACGCTGGATGCGCGGCTAGCTGCCGGCGAGGGGGGAAGCTACGATTTCGCCTTCATTGATGCGGACAAGCGCAGCTACGACGGCTATTACGAACGCTGCCTGCAGTTGTTGCGTCCAGGTGGTCTGATCCTGATCGACAACGTATTGTGGGATGGTTCGGTGGCCCGACCTGCGGAGGAGGGGGATGTCGATACCCTGGCGCTGCAGGCCCTGAACCGCAAGTTACATGATGACGCCCGGATCGATGTGTCGATGTTGCCTTTAAGTGATGGGGTGACCTTGGCACGTAAACGCTAG
- a CDS encoding lipopolysaccharide assembly protein LapA domain-containing protein translates to MRYFIWAMQFIVFLLFLGFALHNSQTVSLRYFLGYEWQAPLILMLLVFFCIGAAFGLLAGLGQLLKLRREILVLKKELRNRNSVTQTGPQQPDIVL, encoded by the coding sequence ATGCGCTATTTCATCTGGGCCATGCAGTTCATTGTTTTTCTATTGTTTCTTGGGTTTGCCCTGCACAACAGTCAGACTGTGTCGCTGCGTTACTTTCTGGGTTATGAGTGGCAGGCGCCGCTGATTTTGATGCTGTTGGTGTTTTTTTGTATCGGTGCGGCATTTGGCCTGTTGGCGGGGCTCGGGCAATTGTTGAAGCTACGCCGTGAAATCCTGGTGTTGAAAAAAGAACTCCGCAATCGGAACTCGGTCACTCAGACGGGGCCTCAGCAACCTGACATCGTGCTCTGA
- the lapB gene encoding lipopolysaccharide assembly protein LapB encodes MELWWLILPPLFFGLGWLAARIDIRQLLRETRKLPLAYYKGLNFLLNDEQDKAIAEFVEIIKSDPHSVDLNFALGSMFRRKGEHERAILIHQNLLARNDINPEHRLKGQYELALDFVKAGLFDRAEEMLQKLTGSSYARVASQQLLDIYQLEKNWEKAIETANRLADGTASFQNEVAEFHCEMAQRDIANSQPEQAKTNLNKALQIHRKCVRANILLGDIALAEGDFETAIDYWKRIETQEPQYLSLVGTRLMDAYKQANRAAEGLQLLRTYLGSYPALDILDQVFQVISEQEGLDAAKEFLYAELRRNASMLGLKSLVDVELNYVAAERRPDLEAIRSLLHDNTKKLAMYQCQQCGFRARQYYWHCPGCAGWETYPPKLGGEGSAH; translated from the coding sequence ATGGAGTTGTGGTGGCTGATATTGCCACCCTTATTTTTTGGCCTAGGCTGGCTTGCAGCCCGAATTGACATTCGCCAGTTGCTACGCGAAACCCGCAAGCTGCCTTTGGCCTACTACAAAGGCTTGAACTTCCTGCTGAACGACGAGCAGGACAAAGCCATTGCCGAATTTGTCGAGATCATCAAATCCGATCCGCATTCAGTCGATTTGAACTTTGCGCTGGGTAGTATGTTCCGTCGCAAAGGGGAGCATGAGCGTGCCATCCTGATTCATCAGAACCTGTTGGCACGTAATGACATCAATCCCGAGCATCGATTGAAAGGTCAATATGAGCTGGCGCTGGATTTCGTCAAGGCAGGGCTGTTTGATCGCGCGGAAGAAATGTTGCAGAAGCTGACTGGTTCAAGCTATGCACGTGTCGCGAGTCAGCAGTTGCTGGATATCTACCAGCTTGAGAAAAACTGGGAAAAAGCCATTGAGACTGCAAACCGGCTGGCTGATGGCACGGCTTCATTCCAGAATGAAGTGGCGGAATTTCACTGTGAAATGGCCCAGCGTGATATTGCCAACTCACAGCCGGAACAAGCCAAAACCAATCTCAACAAAGCATTGCAGATTCACCGTAAGTGTGTGCGTGCCAATATTCTGTTGGGTGATATTGCATTGGCGGAGGGTGATTTCGAGACGGCTATCGATTACTGGAAGCGCATTGAAACTCAGGAGCCGCAATACTTGTCTTTGGTCGGCACACGATTGATGGATGCCTACAAGCAGGCCAATCGCGCTGCCGAGGGTTTACAGCTGTTGCGGACCTACTTGGGGAGCTATCCCGCTCTGGATATCCTGGATCAGGTCTTTCAGGTCATCAGCGAGCAGGAAGGGCTTGATGCAGCGAAGGAATTCCTTTACGCCGAACTAAGACGCAACGCGTCGATGTTGGGCTTGAAATCCTTGGTGGATGTCGAATTGAACTATGTTGCAGCCGAGCGCCGGCCGGATCTGGAAGCGATTCGTAGCCTGCTGCATGACAACACCAAGAAGCTCGCCATGTATCAATGCCAGCAATGCGGTTTTCGCGCGCGGCAATATTACTGGCATTGCCCAGGTTGCGCTGGCTGGGAAACCTATCCGCCCAAACTGGGGGGTGAAGGCAGTGCACATTAA
- the pyrF gene encoding orotidine-5'-phosphate decarboxylase, with protein MTPHHDPKIIVPLDYADAANALQFVARVDPALCRLKVGKELFTAEGPRFVEQLIGKGFDIFLDLKFHDIPNTVAQACKAAAGLGVWMVNVHALGGRKMMETTREALANVSHRPLLIAVTVLTSMDAVQLAEVGLPGDPAAMVARLAQLTQDCGLDGVVCSAQEAAQLKAQHGADFKLVTPGIRPKDASLDDQSRVMTPEEAVRVGADYLVIGRPITRSNDPLATLMRIRDAIAMA; from the coding sequence ATGACACCTCATCACGATCCTAAAATCATTGTGCCGCTGGATTACGCGGATGCGGCCAATGCCTTGCAATTTGTCGCCCGTGTCGACCCTGCCCTGTGCCGCCTGAAGGTAGGCAAGGAGCTCTTCACGGCTGAGGGGCCACGTTTTGTCGAGCAGCTGATCGGCAAGGGGTTCGACATTTTTCTTGACCTCAAATTCCATGATATTCCCAATACCGTCGCCCAGGCTTGTAAAGCTGCCGCCGGACTGGGTGTGTGGATGGTGAATGTTCACGCTTTGGGTGGGCGGAAGATGATGGAGACCACGCGTGAGGCGTTGGCCAACGTGTCGCACCGCCCCTTGTTGATTGCCGTGACGGTATTGACCAGCATGGATGCTGTACAACTGGCGGAAGTTGGCTTGCCCGGGGATCCGGCAGCCATGGTAGCCCGTTTGGCCCAGTTGACCCAAGATTGTGGCCTGGATGGTGTGGTGTGTTCTGCGCAGGAAGCAGCACAGTTGAAGGCGCAGCATGGCGCAGATTTCAAACTGGTTACGCCAGGCATTCGCCCGAAAGATGCCAGCCTGGATGATCAATCCCGCGTGATGACGCCAGAAGAGGCCGTTCGCGTTGGCGCTGATTACCTGGTAATCGGTCGCCCCATTACCCGTTCTAATGATCCCCTCGCAACGCTGATGCGTATTCGCGATGCGATCGCAATGGCTTGA
- a CDS encoding UDP-glucose/GDP-mannose dehydrogenase family protein — protein MKISIIGTGYVGLVTGACLAEMGNNVLCLDVDPRKIDILNKGGIPIYEPGLEDMVKRNVAAGRLAFTTDIQASVAHGTLQFIAVGTPPDEDGSADLQYVVAAARNIGRHMADYKVVVDKSTVPVGTADRVREAIREELQQRGAQIDYSVVSNPEFLKEGAAVEDFMRPDRVVIGADDERALTLMRSLYQPFQRNHERIITMDVRSAELTKYAANAMLATRISFMNELANLAEVMGADIEHVRKGIGSDPRIGYHFLYPGVGYGGSCFPKDVQALQRTASENGIDLHVLNAVERVNDAQKFRVLNKLESHFDGDLAGHHFALWGLAFKPNTDDMREAPSLVIIRGLLARGATVTAYDPIATDEAQRILGGLEGVRYASSPMHALEGADALVIVTEWKEFRSPDFPGIKAALKHPLVIDGRNMYDPALVRSFGLEYDAIGRK, from the coding sequence ATGAAAATCAGCATTATCGGTACCGGCTATGTCGGTTTGGTGACCGGCGCTTGTCTTGCCGAGATGGGCAACAATGTCTTGTGCCTGGATGTTGATCCACGCAAGATCGATATCCTGAACAAGGGTGGCATCCCGATTTATGAGCCGGGCCTGGAAGATATGGTCAAGCGCAATGTGGCTGCAGGTCGCTTGGCTTTCACCACCGATATACAGGCCAGTGTTGCCCACGGAACACTCCAGTTCATCGCCGTGGGTACACCGCCGGATGAAGATGGTTCTGCCGACTTACAATATGTGGTGGCGGCTGCCCGTAATATTGGCCGCCATATGGCGGATTACAAAGTCGTGGTCGATAAATCGACTGTACCGGTTGGTACGGCAGATCGTGTTCGTGAAGCCATTCGTGAGGAATTGCAACAGCGTGGAGCGCAAATCGATTACAGCGTTGTGTCCAACCCTGAGTTCCTGAAGGAAGGGGCGGCGGTGGAGGACTTCATGCGCCCAGACCGTGTGGTGATCGGTGCGGATGACGAACGTGCGCTGACATTGATGCGTAGCCTGTATCAGCCGTTCCAGCGCAACCATGAGCGTATCATCACTATGGATGTTCGTTCTGCCGAGTTGACCAAGTATGCTGCCAACGCGATGTTGGCGACCCGCATCAGCTTCATGAACGAGCTGGCCAATCTGGCGGAAGTCATGGGTGCTGATATCGAGCACGTCCGCAAGGGTATCGGCTCGGACCCGCGAATCGGCTACCACTTCCTTTACCCGGGTGTGGGGTATGGTGGTTCTTGCTTTCCGAAGGATGTACAGGCGTTGCAGCGTACTGCCAGCGAAAATGGCATTGATCTGCATGTGTTGAATGCAGTCGAACGTGTCAACGATGCTCAGAAATTCCGAGTACTGAACAAGTTGGAATCGCACTTTGATGGTGACCTTGCAGGCCATCATTTCGCGCTGTGGGGCTTGGCCTTCAAGCCCAATACCGATGATATGCGTGAGGCGCCCAGCTTGGTGATCATTCGTGGCTTGCTGGCACGTGGTGCCACGGTTACTGCCTATGACCCGATTGCTACCGACGAGGCACAACGTATTCTGGGTGGGCTGGAAGGTGTGCGCTATGCGAGTTCGCCAATGCACGCATTGGAAGGGGCGGATGCATTGGTGATCGTCACCGAATGGAAAGAGTTCCGCAGTCCAGATTTCCCTGGTATCAAAGCTGCGTTGAAGCACCCGTTGGTAATAGACGGCCGCAATATGTACGACCCAGCGTTGGTTCGTAGTTTCGGCTTGGAATACGATGCGATCGGGCGCAAGTAA
- the rfaE1 gene encoding D-glycero-beta-D-manno-heptose-7-phosphate kinase, translating into MDRAQINQLKSAIHGARILVVGDVMLDRYWFGDVNRISPEAPVPVALVNRAEERAGGAANVARNAASLGAQVTLLSVVGDDEAGTALVRLMESSGVKTSLLRDPTISTIIKLRVIARQQQLIRIDFEAQPSHEVLAAKLGDFEAALPDHDVVILSDYGKGGLTHVETMMKLARAAGKVVLVDPKGDDYRRYQGATLLTPNRSEFKQVAGSWRDEAELTEKAQALRQQLSLEALLVTRSEEGMSLYRDDSALHEPTQAREVYDVSGAGDTVIATLGVMLGAGLPMPEAVRWSNRAAGIVVGKLGTAVVQQDELFA; encoded by the coding sequence ATGGATCGAGCCCAGATCAATCAGCTGAAATCCGCTATCCACGGCGCACGTATCCTGGTGGTGGGTGATGTGATGCTGGACCGTTACTGGTTTGGTGACGTCAATCGTATTTCACCAGAGGCACCGGTGCCGGTGGCACTGGTCAATCGCGCCGAAGAACGGGCGGGTGGTGCGGCAAATGTGGCCCGCAATGCGGCATCACTTGGCGCACAGGTAACGTTGTTGTCGGTGGTGGGCGATGACGAGGCGGGTACGGCATTGGTACGGTTGATGGAAAGCTCTGGCGTGAAAACCTCACTGCTGCGTGATCCTACCATCTCTACCATCATCAAGTTGCGCGTGATTGCCCGTCAACAGCAATTGATTCGGATCGATTTTGAAGCTCAGCCCAGCCACGAAGTACTGGCAGCCAAGTTGGGGGATTTCGAGGCTGCATTGCCTGACCATGATGTGGTGATCCTGTCTGATTATGGTAAGGGTGGGCTGACGCACGTCGAAACGATGATGAAGTTGGCACGGGCTGCTGGCAAAGTCGTTTTGGTCGACCCGAAAGGTGACGACTATCGTCGTTATCAAGGCGCCACCTTATTGACCCCCAATCGCAGTGAGTTCAAGCAGGTGGCTGGCAGCTGGCGAGATGAGGCCGAGTTGACCGAGAAAGCACAGGCACTGCGTCAGCAACTGTCGCTGGAGGCTTTGCTGGTCACCCGCAGTGAGGAGGGTATGAGCCTGTATCGCGATGACAGTGCGTTGCATGAACCGACGCAGGCCCGTGAGGTCTATGACGTGTCTGGCGCGGGGGATACGGTTATCGCTACATTGGGTGTGATGCTAGGTGCAGGCCTGCCGATGCCGGAAGCCGTACGCTGGTCCAACCGGGCGGCCGGGATTGTCGTGGGTAAGTTGGGTACGGCAGTGGTGCAGCAGGACGAGTTGTTCGCCTGA
- the rfaD gene encoding ADP-glyceromanno-heptose 6-epimerase yields MTIIVTGAAGFIGSNLVKALNERGQTDIIAVDNLKRADKFKNLIDCEIADYLSKEDFIELFLDGAFDGNVDAILHQGACSDTMETDGKYMMDNNYRYTLDLFEYCQAEDIPFLYASSAATYGAGRVFRESREFEGPLNIYGYSKFLFDQVVRRRWDDLTSQVVGFRYFNVYGPREQHKGRMASVAFHHFNQYRDTGRVRLFEGCDGYGHGEQRRDFVSVEDVVKVNLYFLDNPDKSGIFNLGTGNAQSFNDVAVASVNACRAAEGKEALGLVELVEQGLLEYIDFPEALRGKYQSFTQADITALRNAGYDQPFLSVEEGVSRYAQWMLSRA; encoded by the coding sequence ATGACCATTATCGTCACCGGCGCTGCCGGATTCATTGGTTCCAATCTGGTCAAGGCGCTGAATGAGCGCGGTCAGACCGACATCATTGCAGTGGACAATCTCAAGCGCGCCGACAAGTTCAAGAATCTGATTGACTGCGAGATTGCTGATTACCTGAGCAAGGAAGATTTCATCGAGCTGTTCCTTGATGGTGCGTTTGACGGAAATGTGGATGCCATTCTGCATCAAGGTGCGTGTTCCGACACCATGGAAACCGATGGCAAGTACATGATGGACAACAATTACCGCTACACGCTGGATTTGTTTGAATACTGTCAGGCTGAAGATATTCCTTTCCTGTATGCCTCTAGTGCTGCGACTTACGGTGCAGGTCGTGTTTTCCGCGAATCACGTGAATTTGAAGGGCCGCTGAACATCTATGGCTATTCCAAATTCCTGTTTGATCAGGTTGTGCGTCGTCGTTGGGATGATTTGACCAGCCAGGTAGTCGGTTTCCGCTATTTCAATGTCTATGGCCCACGCGAACAACACAAGGGGCGCATGGCATCGGTTGCCTTTCACCATTTCAATCAGTATCGCGATACGGGTCGGGTCAGGCTGTTTGAAGGGTGTGACGGCTATGGTCATGGCGAACAGCGTCGCGACTTTGTCTCGGTGGAAGATGTGGTCAAGGTCAACCTATACTTCCTCGACAACCCGGATAAATCCGGTATTTTCAATCTAGGCACTGGAAACGCGCAGAGCTTCAATGACGTTGCGGTGGCATCGGTCAATGCTTGCCGTGCGGCGGAAGGTAAGGAAGCGCTGGGACTGGTGGAACTGGTTGAGCAAGGATTGCTGGAATACATTGATTTCCCTGAGGCGCTCAGGGGTAAATATCAAAGTTTCACCCAGGCGGACATCACGGCATTGCGCAACGCTGGCTACGATCAGCCTTTCCTGAGTGTGGAAGAGGGTGTGTCGCGCTACGCACAATGGATGCTCTCCCGTGCTTGA
- a CDS encoding PaaI family thioesterase, which translates to MSTLPLPVINQALFDSVARWFTEIPHSKTIGLQYVQGERGRATMKIDYRVDLVGNPKTGVVHGGVITSLIDTTSGLAVFSHLPDSEAIATLDLRIDYLQSAIPGQAIYCTAECYRLTKNVAFTRATAYQEGQEQPIAYSVGTFMRDSSAATIK; encoded by the coding sequence ATGTCGACACTTCCATTGCCGGTCATCAATCAAGCGCTGTTTGATTCGGTCGCCCGGTGGTTCACTGAAATTCCCCACTCCAAAACCATTGGCCTGCAATATGTGCAAGGCGAGCGAGGTCGCGCCACGATGAAAATCGATTATCGTGTCGATCTGGTCGGTAACCCGAAAACAGGTGTGGTGCATGGTGGGGTGATCACCTCGTTGATCGATACGACCAGCGGCTTGGCTGTCTTTTCGCATTTGCCAGATTCAGAAGCCATTGCGACCCTGGACTTGCGGATTGACTACCTGCAATCGGCCATTCCGGGGCAGGCCATCTACTGTACGGCGGAATGTTATCGATTGACCAAAAATGTAGCGTTCACCCGTGCTACTGCCTATCAGGAAGGGCAGGAACAGCCTATTGCCTACAGTGTGGGTACCTTCATGCGCGATTCCAGCGCTGCAACCATCAAGTGA
- a CDS encoding PaaI family thioesterase yields the protein MNLIDKLMAAKSSNDYSGIIELIPYAKLLGVKMDERDGNPFFTLPFNQANIGNAMLPALHGGAIGGFLENAALLQLMWARESNEIPKTVDFSLDYLRPGKAQDLFAVCDITKQGKRVANVLMTAWQEDRDKPVAVARAHFLLV from the coding sequence ATGAATTTGATTGATAAACTGATGGCAGCCAAGAGCAGCAACGATTATTCGGGTATTATCGAGCTGATCCCCTACGCGAAATTGCTTGGGGTGAAAATGGATGAGCGTGATGGCAACCCGTTTTTTACGCTGCCTTTCAATCAGGCCAACATTGGGAATGCCATGTTGCCGGCGCTGCATGGCGGTGCAATTGGCGGATTCCTGGAAAATGCTGCATTGCTGCAATTGATGTGGGCACGTGAATCCAATGAGATCCCGAAGACAGTGGATTTCTCGCTGGATTATCTGCGCCCGGGCAAGGCGCAGGATCTGTTCGCCGTTTGCGATATCACCAAGCAAGGTAAGCGGGTGGCGAATGTGCTGATGACTGCTTGGCAGGAGGATCGAGATAAGCCGGTTGCCGTGGCGCGTGCACATTTTCTGTTGGTCTAG
- a CDS encoding DUF2059 domain-containing protein: MKSVQVMCAALLGAALMSPVMAADAPLSAEKRKAAQELLATLDVKRSTSQLKELMFRQWMVAASSAAPRAIKEDKSLTEEQKKKLMNNGEKVMKVMGDDFKAALDKVDMNKILENAASEAYAKNLTEQEMREIAAFNSTATGKKLQQLQPQISADAMKLATERAAEQLRGAKQTSFADMVKKIDK, translated from the coding sequence ATGAAATCGGTTCAAGTGATGTGTGCCGCCCTGTTGGGCGCCGCCTTGATGAGCCCTGTGATGGCTGCAGATGCGCCGTTGTCGGCGGAAAAGCGCAAAGCCGCCCAGGAACTGCTGGCGACGCTGGACGTCAAGCGATCCACGTCGCAATTGAAGGAACTGATGTTCCGCCAGTGGATGGTTGCTGCTTCATCGGCAGCGCCACGTGCCATCAAGGAAGACAAGTCGCTGACTGAAGAACAGAAAAAGAAGCTGATGAACAATGGCGAAAAAGTCATGAAGGTCATGGGTGATGACTTCAAGGCTGCGCTGGACAAAGTCGACATGAACAAAATCCTTGAGAATGCCGCATCGGAAGCCTATGCCAAGAATCTGACTGAGCAGGAAATGCGCGAGATTGCAGCATTCAACAGCACTGCGACAGGTAAAAAGCTGCAACAGTTGCAGCCACAGATTTCTGCTGATGCCATGAAGCTGGCAACCGAACGTGCTGCAGAGCAACTGCGTGGTGCCAAGCAAACCTCGTTTGCAGATATGGTTAAAAAGATCGACAAGTAA
- the serC gene encoding 3-phosphoserine/phosphohydroxythreonine transaminase — protein sequence MVYNFSAGPAVLPKEVLLQTQQELLDWHGSGMSVMEMSHRGPEFTQIIQEAEADLRELMAIPANYKVLFLQGGATTQFSAIPMNLIGRTGKADYVHTGHWSKGAINEAKRYGDIHLAASGEDRHFTYIPDPATWQVRPDAAYLHYTPNETIGGVEYQFVPEVGDIPLVADMSSNILSRSVDVSKFGLIYAGAQKNIGPSGLVIVIVREDLLGHALPSTPKLMDYKLVADNDSMLNTPATFAVYVAGLIFKWLKVKGGVAGIEQLNIAKANKVYEAIDQSGGFYRNPVALDCRSRMNIPFVLQDDALNAPFLKAAAERHLLQLKGHKSVGGMRASIYNAMPMAGVDALIDFMREFAARHA from the coding sequence ATGGTGTATAACTTTTCGGCAGGCCCGGCGGTACTGCCTAAGGAAGTCTTGTTACAGACCCAGCAAGAGTTGCTGGATTGGCATGGTTCTGGCATGTCGGTGATGGAGATGAGTCATCGTGGCCCTGAATTCACTCAGATCATTCAGGAAGCTGAAGCTGACCTGCGTGAGTTGATGGCGATCCCGGCCAACTACAAGGTGTTATTTCTGCAGGGCGGGGCGACTACACAGTTTTCGGCAATTCCGATGAATTTGATCGGCCGCACGGGTAAGGCAGATTACGTTCACACTGGGCATTGGTCCAAAGGCGCCATCAACGAGGCCAAGCGCTACGGTGATATCCACCTGGCTGCCAGTGGTGAGGATCGCCATTTCACTTATATCCCGGATCCGGCAACCTGGCAGGTGCGGCCAGATGCGGCTTACTTGCATTACACGCCAAACGAGACGATCGGTGGTGTGGAGTACCAGTTTGTACCTGAAGTTGGTGACATTCCATTGGTGGCCGATATGTCATCCAATATCCTGTCACGTTCGGTCGATGTTTCCAAATTCGGTTTGATCTATGCGGGGGCACAAAAGAATATCGGTCCTTCCGGGTTGGTGATCGTGATTGTCCGTGAAGATCTGCTTGGCCATGCTTTGCCATCTACGCCGAAGCTGATGGACTACAAGCTGGTGGCGGACAACGATTCCATGCTGAATACCCCGGCAACCTTTGCAGTGTATGTTGCGGGGTTGATCTTCAAATGGTTGAAGGTCAAAGGCGGGGTGGCGGGTATTGAGCAATTGAATATTGCCAAGGCAAACAAGGTATATGAGGCAATCGACCAAAGTGGTGGGTTCTATCGTAACCCGGTCGCGTTGGATTGCCGTTCTCGCATGAATATTCCGTTCGTATTGCAGGATGATGCACTCAACGCACCCTTTCTCAAGGCGGCGGCAGAGCGTCACTTGTTACAGCTCAAAGGGCACAAGTCTGTTGGCGGCATGCGGGCATCCATTTACAATGCGATGCCGATGGCTGGCGTGGATGCGTTAATCGATTTTATGCGTGAATTTGCTGCGCGACACGCATGA